A window from Chitinophaga filiformis encodes these proteins:
- a CDS encoding glycoside hydrolase family 2 protein — protein MKRLNAAAAAIALFCASHGYIYAQTPINSTSSWQMQPVSIQTRWAKQVNPQNVLPEYPRPQMVRNKWQNLNGLWQYAITPKDAARPTQFNGQILVPFPLESALSGVKKPLLPTQRLWYKRSITKPDISDDKRVLLHFGAVDWLATVYINGKEIGGHTGGYQNFSFDITDALKDGDNELEVSVFDPTDQGINPHGKQVLTPQNIMYTASSGIWQTVWMETVPAAYINNIRITPDIDKGNLQLEVITAGKEGDYSIEAVASNGKKVKGKPNTQLLLPVPNAKLWSPDQPYLYNLNVKLLYKGKVVDTIGSYFGMRKIEVKKDEKGVERLFLNNKYTYHLGVLDQGFWPEGLYTAPTDEALQFDIMAIRNMGYNTIRKHIKLEPARWYYHADKAGMLVWQDMVTCANDKPDARSEFEKENKENIAQLYNYPSIVIWVLFNEGWARYDQQRLTEWMKQTDPSRIVNGHTGENYDRGAPEDAKKWASSDLTDIHDYPGPGIPPALPGKARVLGEWGGVRVPTLKHQWNDMEGWGYIQVPASAFKAKYDSMIKSLKSLEEKGLSGSIYTEPFDVETEENGMMTYDREVIKIADEDLRKIHGQILAQAESYAAAPGVFKARVADTANPDLQYASLLDQFRNGKKDSEFLRDLTLMAVRLKDDKTVPELSAAYINSMTDPFTFRNMTFINRFTKSTKDPGFNILFKNQQKAGELIGDDNVRNKIKSTVFNDEIKAYVSGPEANPDWNELEKKIVPKYGTPGEEILLHAKATHYINHRDWNNFVPAASTLINKYRKSVPSGMLNDFAWAVFENVTDTSLLKSALLWSKYSLEEEQVPMMMDTYANLLHKLGNQQEAIKWEQKAVDSDPKETVFKDTLEKMKKGEKTWN, from the coding sequence ATGAAGAGATTGAATGCGGCAGCGGCTGCCATCGCATTGTTTTGTGCATCGCATGGATACATCTACGCGCAGACACCGATTAACTCCACATCCTCCTGGCAGATGCAACCTGTCAGTATTCAAACAAGATGGGCGAAACAAGTAAATCCCCAAAACGTATTGCCGGAGTATCCTCGGCCACAAATGGTCCGGAACAAATGGCAAAACCTCAATGGTTTATGGCAGTATGCCATTACCCCCAAAGATGCCGCCAGGCCTACACAGTTCAACGGGCAGATCCTGGTGCCCTTCCCCCTCGAATCGGCGCTGTCCGGTGTGAAAAAACCACTGCTACCTACTCAGCGGCTATGGTATAAACGCAGTATTACAAAGCCGGATATCAGCGACGACAAACGGGTGCTGTTACACTTTGGCGCAGTAGATTGGCTAGCCACAGTATACATCAATGGCAAAGAAATTGGCGGCCATACTGGCGGTTACCAAAACTTCTCCTTCGATATTACTGATGCGTTAAAAGACGGTGATAACGAACTGGAAGTATCCGTATTCGACCCTACTGATCAGGGTATCAATCCTCATGGCAAGCAGGTATTGACCCCGCAGAATATAATGTATACCGCCAGCAGCGGTATCTGGCAGACGGTATGGATGGAAACCGTACCGGCTGCTTACATTAACAACATCCGCATTACACCGGATATTGATAAAGGTAATTTGCAACTGGAAGTGATCACCGCCGGCAAGGAAGGTGACTATTCCATAGAGGCTGTTGCATCCAATGGTAAAAAAGTAAAAGGTAAGCCTAATACGCAGCTCTTATTACCGGTGCCGAATGCTAAGCTTTGGAGTCCTGACCAGCCCTACCTCTACAACCTAAATGTAAAACTGTTGTACAAAGGCAAAGTGGTGGATACGATCGGTAGTTATTTCGGCATGCGTAAAATAGAAGTGAAGAAAGATGAAAAGGGTGTAGAGCGCCTTTTCCTCAATAACAAATACACCTACCATTTGGGCGTATTGGACCAGGGTTTCTGGCCGGAAGGATTGTACACCGCTCCAACAGATGAGGCCTTGCAATTTGATATCATGGCCATCAGGAACATGGGGTATAATACCATCCGTAAGCATATCAAATTAGAACCCGCACGCTGGTATTATCATGCAGATAAAGCAGGTATGCTGGTATGGCAGGATATGGTGACCTGTGCGAATGATAAACCAGATGCCAGATCTGAATTCGAAAAAGAAAATAAGGAAAATATCGCCCAGTTATACAACTATCCAAGTATCGTTATCTGGGTACTGTTTAATGAAGGTTGGGCACGATATGATCAGCAACGCCTGACAGAATGGATGAAACAAACAGATCCATCACGTATTGTAAATGGTCATACCGGGGAGAACTATGACCGTGGTGCACCTGAGGACGCTAAAAAATGGGCAAGTAGTGATCTGACTGACATCCACGATTATCCTGGTCCAGGCATTCCACCGGCATTACCTGGCAAAGCGCGTGTACTTGGTGAATGGGGTGGTGTAAGAGTTCCTACCTTAAAACATCAGTGGAATGACATGGAAGGCTGGGGATACATCCAGGTGCCTGCCAGTGCTTTTAAAGCGAAATATGATTCCATGATAAAAAGCCTGAAATCTTTGGAAGAAAAAGGCTTATCCGGTTCTATCTACACGGAACCATTTGACGTGGAAACAGAGGAAAATGGTATGATGACTTATGACCGTGAAGTCATTAAAATAGCTGATGAAGATCTCAGGAAAATTCATGGCCAGATATTGGCACAGGCTGAAAGTTATGCTGCGGCTCCTGGTGTATTTAAGGCCAGAGTAGCTGACACTGCTAATCCAGACTTGCAGTATGCGTCTTTGCTGGATCAATTCCGCAATGGTAAGAAAGATTCGGAATTTTTGAGGGATTTGACATTGATGGCTGTACGTTTAAAAGACGACAAAACTGTGCCGGAATTGAGCGCGGCATATATCAACAGCATGACTGATCCGTTCACGTTCAGGAACATGACCTTCATCAATCGTTTCACCAAATCTACAAAAGATCCGGGCTTTAATATCTTATTCAAGAATCAACAAAAAGCGGGTGAGTTAATTGGCGACGATAATGTAAGAAATAAAATAAAGTCCACAGTATTCAATGATGAAATAAAAGCATATGTTTCCGGGCCTGAAGCAAACCCAGACTGGAATGAACTAGAAAAAAAGATAGTACCTAAATATGGAACTCCTGGTGAGGAAATATTGTTGCATGCTAAAGCTACGCATTATATAAACCATAGAGATTGGAACAATTTCGTTCCTGCTGCATCTACATTAATTAATAAGTACAGAAAAAGTGTACCCAGCGGTATGCTAAATGATTTTGCCTGGGCAGTTTTCGAAAATGTAACGGACACCTCACTACTGAAATCTGCACTCCTATGGAGCAAGTACAGCCTGGAAGAAGAACAAGTGCCGATGATGATGGACACCTATGCAAATTTGCTACATAAACTAGGCAATCAGCAGGAAGCAATAAAGTGGGAACAAAAAGCTGTAGACTCCGATCCTAAAGAAACAGTCTTCAAAGACACCCTCGAAAAAATGAAAAAAGGTGAAAAAACCTGGAACTAA
- a CDS encoding NAD(P)/FAD-dependent oxidoreductase: protein MDQPILIPQTDSQVPVKRKAIIIGAGPAGLTAAYELLKRSDIIPVILEKSGDIGGISKTINYKGNRMDIGGHRFFSKSDRVMNWWLNILPAQETGNDQFTISYQNKSRQVRPGDSVTPGHADKVMLVRERLSRIYFLRKFFTYPIQLSIDTLRKLGIGTTISILVSYLQAQLSPRKPENSLEDFMINRFGKTLYKLFFRDYTEKVWGVPCHEIPAEWGAQRIKGVSIRKAIQHAIQSAVKKKKKKTGDIAQKDTETSLIEQFLYPKLGPGQLWEEVARQVQEMGGTILMHHDVISVNTQDGKVVAVEAFNKQDLQTIELKGDFFFSTMPIKELIASMDADIPQNVREVAAGLQYRDFITVGILLQNLSEQDKRTGKWKPLQLKDTWIYIQEKDVKVGRLQLFNNWSPYLVKDPNTAWVGMEFFCNETDDFWKLPDEKIAALAIRELQKIGLANANDVLDSTVLRVEKTYPAYFGAYEHFDEVKQYVNTFPNLFLVGRNGMHKYNNADHSMLTAMVAVDNIIAGETGKDNIWSINTEQEYHEEKTGQHA, encoded by the coding sequence ATGGATCAGCCCATTTTAATACCACAAACAGATAGCCAGGTTCCCGTAAAACGCAAAGCCATTATTATAGGAGCCGGTCCCGCCGGATTAACGGCCGCATACGAATTGTTGAAGAGATCCGACATCATCCCGGTTATCCTGGAAAAGTCAGGAGACATTGGTGGTATCTCAAAGACCATTAACTATAAAGGTAACCGCATGGACATTGGCGGTCACCGCTTCTTTTCGAAGTCAGACCGCGTCATGAACTGGTGGCTGAACATCCTGCCAGCACAGGAAACAGGCAATGACCAGTTCACCATCAGCTACCAGAACAAATCCAGGCAGGTAAGGCCCGGTGACAGCGTCACGCCCGGCCACGCCGACAAGGTAATGCTGGTGAGGGAACGCCTCTCCCGCATCTACTTCCTGCGCAAGTTCTTTACTTACCCGATACAGCTTTCTATCGATACACTCAGGAAACTGGGAATAGGCACCACCATCTCTATCCTCGTTTCCTACCTTCAGGCCCAGCTCTCTCCCCGCAAGCCGGAGAACAGCCTGGAAGACTTTATGATCAACCGCTTCGGTAAAACACTGTACAAACTATTCTTCAGGGACTATACAGAAAAGGTTTGGGGCGTACCCTGCCACGAAATTCCGGCTGAATGGGGCGCACAGCGTATCAAAGGCGTGAGCATCCGCAAGGCCATTCAACACGCCATTCAATCGGCCGTAAAGAAGAAGAAAAAGAAAACAGGCGACATTGCCCAGAAAGATACCGAAACCAGCCTGATCGAGCAGTTCCTCTACCCTAAACTCGGCCCCGGCCAGCTATGGGAAGAAGTGGCCCGCCAGGTACAGGAAATGGGCGGCACCATCCTGATGCACCACGACGTAATATCTGTCAATACACAGGACGGTAAGGTAGTGGCCGTAGAAGCCTTTAACAAACAAGACCTCCAGACCATTGAATTAAAAGGGGACTTTTTCTTCAGCACCATGCCGATAAAAGAGCTCATTGCCAGCATGGATGCCGACATACCACAGAATGTACGGGAAGTAGCAGCCGGGCTGCAATACCGCGATTTCATCACCGTGGGCATATTGCTTCAGAACCTCTCAGAACAGGACAAACGCACCGGTAAATGGAAGCCCTTACAGCTGAAAGATACCTGGATCTACATCCAGGAAAAAGATGTAAAAGTAGGCCGCCTGCAGCTGTTCAACAACTGGAGCCCCTACCTGGTGAAAGATCCTAACACCGCCTGGGTAGGCATGGAATTCTTCTGTAATGAAACAGACGATTTCTGGAAACTGCCCGATGAAAAGATTGCGGCACTCGCCATCCGCGAGCTGCAGAAAATAGGATTGGCCAATGCGAATGACGTGCTGGATTCTACTGTGCTGCGCGTAGAGAAAACCTACCCGGCCTATTTCGGCGCCTACGAACACTTTGATGAAGTGAAACAATATGTAAATACCTTCCCCAACCTCTTCCTCGTAGGCAGGAACGGTATGCACAAGTATAACAACGCTGACCACTCCATGCTCACAGCAATGGTGGCAGTAGACAATATCATTGCTGGTGAAACAGGGAAAGATAA